A single genomic interval of Caldisalinibacter kiritimatiensis harbors:
- a CDS encoding glycosyltransferase yields MKVLYIINNLGSGGAEKLLEDLIPLMNKEKDVKADILLLTDKNNVFYDSILKKGVKVDIIKYKNIYDPRNILEIKKYIHNGNYDIVHSHLFPTQYWVALTRVIYRNKKVKFITTEHSTYNRRREKLYFRPIDKFIYSKYDTIISITKKTRDNLIDWIDPKRKRADKHIVMENGVDLEKFKKALPYKKNDLVDGIDEDTKLVCMVGRFSEAKDQPTLIKAISKLQDNVHLVLVGEGPLINDNIELVNKLGISDRVHFLGFRQDVSRILKTVDIVVLSSNWEGFGLAAVEGMAAEKPVIVSDVEGLNDVIEDKDLKFELGNYNDLENKIFSLLHNDDMYHCKVSYSNKRCAKFDVKQMVKELFKLYKDEYI; encoded by the coding sequence TTGAAAGTACTTTATATTATCAACAATTTAGGCTCTGGTGGGGCAGAAAAACTTCTTGAAGATTTAATTCCTCTTATGAATAAAGAAAAAGATGTAAAAGCTGACATCTTATTGTTAACAGATAAAAATAATGTTTTCTACGACTCTATACTTAAAAAAGGAGTAAAAGTTGATATTATTAAATATAAAAATATATATGACCCAAGGAATATTTTAGAAATAAAAAAATATATACATAATGGTAATTATGACATAGTTCACTCACATCTTTTTCCTACACAATATTGGGTAGCTTTAACAAGAGTAATTTATAGAAACAAAAAAGTAAAGTTTATAACGACAGAACATAGTACTTATAACAGGAGACGCGAAAAGCTTTATTTTAGACCAATAGATAAATTTATATATTCTAAATATGACACTATTATTTCAATCACTAAAAAAACTAGAGATAATTTGATAGATTGGATAGATCCTAAGCGAAAAAGAGCAGACAAACATATTGTTATGGAAAATGGAGTGGATTTAGAAAAATTCAAGAAAGCCTTGCCTTATAAAAAAAATGATTTAGTCGATGGAATTGATGAAGATACAAAGTTAGTTTGCATGGTCGGTAGATTTTCAGAGGCAAAGGACCAACCTACTTTAATTAAGGCTATAAGTAAATTACAGGATAATGTTCACTTAGTACTTGTTGGAGAGGGTCCTTTAATAAATGACAATATAGAATTGGTTAATAAGCTTGGGATATCAGACAGAGTTCATTTTTTAGGTTTTCGTCAAGATGTTTCTAGGATACTTAAGACTGTGGATATAGTTGTTTTATCATCGAATTGGGAAGGCTTCGGATTAGCAGCGGTAGAAGGTATGGCTGCTGAGAAGCCCGTGATTGTTAGTGATGTTGAGGGGTTAAATGATGTAATTGAAGATAAAGATTTAAAATTTGAATTAGGTAACTATAATGATTTGGAGAATAAAATTTTTTCCCTGCTACATAATGATGATATGTATCATTGTAAAGTAAGTTATTCAAATAAAAGATGCGCTAAATTTGATGTTAAGCAAATGGTAAAAGAGTTGTTTAAACTATATAAAGACGAATATATTTAA